The Melospiza georgiana isolate bMelGeo1 chromosome 1, bMelGeo1.pri, whole genome shotgun sequence genome contains the following window.
TGgaggagtgagtccagaggatGCCACAGAGATGATCAggaggctggagcacctctgctatggagacaggctgggagctggagctgttcgGCCTGGAGAGGGGAAGGCTCCAGTGAGACCTTAGAGCAGCTTCAAGTGCCttaagggacagcaggagagggaacagagtgataggacaaggacttaaatggctttaaactgagaaAGGGTAGATTTAgtttagatattaggaagaaattcttccctgggagggtggtgaggccctggcacaggctgcccagagaagctgtggatgccccatccctggcagtgctcaaggccaggctggatggggctctgagcaccctgggatagtgggaagtgtccccagccatggcaggggaggtgAACAAGGTGAcctttaaggccccttccaaacTGAACCTTGCTGTGGGTGTGaaccagagcagccctgtgggcagTGGCTCCTGTTTGTCCCACCTCAGGGGTCTCACTCATccctgcacctccatcctggCACCAAGTCACAtccctctgctgtaccaggggGGATATTGGGaccacagaggagcagctccagcccagaggggctgccaacaccatccctgccctgtgtaTCACTGCCTTCCCTCTCTACAACAAGCCAATCCTGAAGAACACTTCTGGGGTTTATTGGTGCAGCCACATCTTGTCAGTTCAGCCTGAAATTTATGATTCCTAAGATTTGTTCAGAGTCCATTCCCTGCACACTGCAGCCCACTGGGGGTGAAATGATGGTGACAAGAGGGGAACAGACTTGGTGGTTTATGGATCCAAAGTTAACTTCAGCGCCTGGAACAGATGTTAAGCTCTTTCCCATGGGATCCTGAGGAGCAAACAACAGAAATTGTAGGTTTCTTATCTGCTATTGAGGAGGCTGCTTCTCCTGAGAAATATTATTGAAGTCCTTGTACATGTCTGCATGTAAAGGAACACTATTCTTGTCAAACCAGCTAAAGATTAGCAATGGAACATCATGATTTTACAGGGTTCTATTCTACATCTCCTAAAATAAAGCATAAGCATGGGGAGAAAGGGAGGAACAGGTAGATAAGCCCATTCCCTGTATAAAAAGAATACATTCTTGTTTATATTCAGGGCTCTGGAAGGCAAAATTAGCCTTTGggattgtttttaattatatgaaattaaaatgtgtttgGGCATGCCAAACTTTTATAGTTCATAATGAGTTTATTGAATATAATAATTATGAGCTCAGtaattaaaactttaaaattactgttattttatttaatataaatgaTAAATCAAAGATTTCATTTGACTTTTTATAAGTTAAAACTAGGATGTGTCAGAAACATCAATCTTAAATTTCATATTACAGTAATTGCACGTTAGGCTTCAACTACCGGAGTTGTATGTGTATAAAAGCTTTTAACAATTGAAAAATATTGGCTAAGTGCAGAGTTTCATTTAATTTACTATAATATGTAtggttttaaataatttataacaATAATTATTCAAgattggttggggttttttggctttttagGGCTGCTTCTCCAAACAAGAGACAAGAGCAGTGTCTGCAGTTGCTCTACAGGATCATATAATACAAAATCATCAGCTGCAGGATCCTTTAACATCCTAAGTCAAGGACAAGGAATACCAATAACTTTTACAAATCCcattaataaaagaaatagtCAGCGTAATAGCAAATACTGGACTAAGAAAAAAGAGCACAAAAGCAAGGAAGATGCAAAAAAGGAGAATATTCTTGACCCCAGTGCTCCACAGCTGACATTAGGTAAACCATTCTGATTTGTAActtttgttattatttaaaataaactaaaatgtGAAGGCTAAGCTTTGAGTTCAGAAGATGATTAAATGTTAAACAGCATGGtatcttgttttaaaatttatctaAATTCAGCAGTTTAAGCCATTAGGTAAAAAATGGGATTGCCCTCAGTGGCTTACGTGTCTTTTCATATCTGAAATGCATTTATAACATTATTTTTGTGACAATGAATGTAAAAAGGTGAAACTAGGGCATCTTGATGAAGACATATTCTTCATTAGAAGCAATAAGTACTTTTAATGTCTATTGAATGTCATAACTatctttacattttattttaagaaagcaTCAGTGATTTTCTTACTGTATTTAGTTGGGGACAGGTTCTAGCATTAAGCTTTTTTTAAGGTCTATTTGAAATGATCTGGTTTATTCCTTATTCTGTAAAAAGACACTTAATAAAGCTGCATGAAATGTATTCTTTGTTAATATATACCCAGCTTTGCTCAAAGTTAAAAAGGTTTGTTTATACAATGGTCCTGGGGCTAAACCAGGGAAGAATTAACACCTGTAGCTAAATACCTTTTTCAAATTTAGAAGCAAACATGCAGCAAGATAAAAGTCACAGATGTGAGGGCTTGGAATGATGCCTGGTGAGAAAATTCACTTTTAAATAGTGTTATAATAATACAGTTGTGGAGCAGCGACAGACGATATTgcttagaaaaacaaaaccagggagCATCTTAAGGGACCAGGAGATCAAATGTGCTCCTTGCCTCTCTATATTTCCCTTTTCTAAAGATTTCAACACTGTTTTTACCACAAACCTCTTCCTGTGTCCATCCTTTCTGTTGCCTTGATTGGGCACTACTCAAAGAACCTTCTGGCTCCAAATTTTGCAGTTTTGAGTATAATAAACTTTCATCATTGTTAATAGTTGgtttatttaatctttttcaTGCAAACACCCTTTGGCCTCCCTGAAGATCAGGTTGGCTTTGCCACAGGAACTGTCACAGCAgtcccagctccagagggaaCCCATTAAACTACGGATGATCCATCCAGGCACATCTGCCTTTGGAATCTGCTGAAAATTCAGAGGGAGACTTCAGGCAGTGCAAAACAAGGGAGTGTAACCAGTGGCAGGACAAAGGTAATAAGATGAGGTAATTAGCACTATATTTACATGGTTATAATTCTAAAGAGGGCagggttttttctttggttCATTCTGAAGAGAGGATAGCAGGGGGAAAAACAGAGAAGAGGTATTGGGGTTAAAATGAACATCAGTGATGAGTGATTATGGAAGCTAAAGGCTGAGGTGAAAAAatgcagcccaggtgtgagcatgttttctgctgttattagaaagacaaaatgttttctctttaaatcACAGCACTGACTGAGTTTTCCCACACAGATATTGGTGAAAGGGATTCAAAAGACTGTGCTGAAATACTTTTTGAAATTTCAATTGTTCCTGGGTTTTACTTTGTTGTATTTTCACCAATATTCTCATATTATTTCACCAATATTAtcatataatatctcatataataataataataataataataataataataataataataataataataataataataataataataataataataataataataatattatattattatctCAAAATGCATCTGTCAAACTTTCTCTTCCTTAATAAGGATTGTGTGGTTTAAACATTGAAACTGCAAAACAACTTTGAAAATGTCATTTAATGGAACAGTTTCTTCTTGAGTTTATGGGTAATAAAAGAAAGTTTAAGAGGTCTGTgtcattcatttttttcaatAGGGGTTTGATTCCTAAAATCCAGCAGTAATAGTTTAAAGGTTAATTTATATAAATGCTTCAATAAGGTTTATTTTATTGGTTGTAAATGGGTGTGTCAGTAAATGGGTTGGGCTTTTAAACTTGATGAATAAGGATGAAAATTCTTGGATGTCCTGAGCTGTGATAAATGTAGTTTTTCATTGCTTGTATCTTTTCAAAGTGCTGCTTTGAGAATATCTCCAcacagcctttttctttgaCCACACGTCCCTCCTTGTGTGTCCTGCCACCAAGTTTCCCTCAGAAACTCTGCTGTATAAAAGTTTTCCCTCAAAACACCTGTACAACCTGTCTCTCACAAGTGTCCCATCTGGTCTGTATTATATAGAAGTTCAGCTTTGCTGCCAATCTCTTCTTGTTTGGCAGTTTAAATAAACCATTTTTGAAGGCTTTAAATAAGAATTCTCTCTTACCCTGGGGGTATACAGAAGGCTTTCCACAAAGCcatctcattttcttccttaaaaCATTCTCTGACCACAGTGCTTGGAAAGAAATCAAAATCAGGCATTTTTTTAGGTTGTGAAGGTATCTTTCATGCTGTCCCTGCTTTGCTTTCTTATTCACTCCCCCTGTACCCAGATTTTCTCATCACAGAGGCCATCACTCCATAGATTGAGCCACCAAAATGGGATAACAAAAGTAACCAGGTGGGGTCTAGGTGAACCAAACCACATGCAGGGAAATCCCTCCCCACATTGTTCCAAAAGCATAAACTGACCCAGCTGAAACCTCAAAGCCGTTGCTCTAAAACGCAGATTGAAATTGATTTATGTTTGAAGGGTGTCATGACCTCACAAGGAAGTGGGTTAGGCAGATAGTTCAACTAAAGGGAAGGCAGTATTCCTGATAGATCCTTTAGTACCTCTCAAAAGTTCTTTTAAAAGATCAAAGGCAGTTTGTGCAAATTTCAGATGATTAACGATATACATCTGTAGATGGATGAGCTCAGAAGGAGAATTTTAGCCTCAAAAATTAACAAATCCTGCCCTAGAATAATGAGACACTTGAGCAAGGGGATCACCAAAACCCCATGATTTGCTGggattccttttttcttcatgaGAAATGGTTTGGATGCACAAGCTGCCTGATGGGGGTTTGAAAGCTTACACAGAACAAATATGTGCTGCATAGTACTGTCAGATTTGTGCAAAGATTCTGGTATGAATGAAGGAGTTTACCCTTTCCTTCCCATCTAGGGCTGAGCTCTCATCTAGGTGTCATCACCTTGCATTGTAATTATTGCAGGTTGCTCTTCCTTTCTTGTTTTGTCAAACACCATTAAAACCTCACCATGGACTCAAGTTACACACGGCTTGTTACACAAACCTTGGACGTTTCTCCATGGATTCTGGTCATCCAACACAAGCAGCTTCTTCTGCTCTTCAAAGGTGATAGATTTCTATATTCTGCTAGCACTTGGTTTTTACAGCTGAGGTACTGACATTGGACTTTATCTGGCACTTGTGGGGGCAGGCAGTAAATATTTCACATGTAAGGAATTTCACTGATTCCTTCTTTAAGAAAGCAGAGATTTCACATCTACGTGCAGCAGGCACCTCACATTCATTGCTGGAGATGGACAGCTCAGCTGTAACAGTGACAGTATCACTGGCCTCTTGTGACCATCTCTTTGTCTCTTCAtgctctttatttctctttcttatgTCACAGCCTCATTAAACTTcacaatttttcagcagcagccactattttttattataccacttgattaatttttatttttaagaatgcATAAATGCaatgctgaggaaaaaaatcacaattctgacattttatttgtactgatttttttgaaattatgtTTTTACATTCCTTAGTTAATCCCATTTTAATGGCTctgaaaagtataaaaataaattcaaattactcagcaaataaaaatgtacAGTAAAAAATCCTGTCTAAATCCTGTATGTAAAAGAGGTTCCGATAGTTACTGAATAGCTAATCCATTCATGGCATagactggaagggaccttagagataTCCAGTTCCCATTTCCTGAAGTGgacagggacattttccactaccccaggttgcccagagccccatccagcctggccttgaacacttccagggatggagtagccacagcttctctgggttttttctttggttCATTgtgaaccaaaaaaaaaaaaaaaaaacagagtaGTTGAGCacccttccttttcatttcctgcTGAAGAATGGGTAAAGAGCTCCACACAGCATGGAAAATCCATACAGTGCTGTCCAATATTCAGGAAGGAATTTGCAATTCGACCCAGGGTACAAATATAACTGAATAATTGTGTGGACTCACAATTGTATTTACTTACTTTATTTTCTTGAGGTACTGTTGAAAGTCATCAGCTGgaggaagaaatgaagaaaagattctacttttaattctttataacactttaaaattaattctactTTTAGTAAGTGGACCAACTCAGTGGCCAACTCTGATATTATTTTGAACATGATATGGTAGAGGAAGATTGGTAGCATTTGTGCACTTCTGGTGTTATGACAGTAGAGAAGCCTTTTTATCTGTTCTTGCAAAGCAGGTATAGgctattttctgtttcaaataaACTCCTTGTAGATATGATTCTGGCCTTCATTCATCAGGGAGACATTTGCTGTTTGTACAATTCAAGATATTTTCGCCTTCTGAAAAGCTTTATTAATTTCAGATGCATAAAACAGTTATTTCTATTTGGGAAACAAAGCAGGTGTACACCCAATGCCAGACAGTCACTTCCCCAGGTTATTTGATGAAACGCCTGCATTTTACCTCGATGGCCTGCTCAATGCCCATGTGTAGCATGGGCATAAACACATCTTGCTTTATTACATTCTCTAATCCATCATCTTGAAAATATTGAGCAAAAGAGACAAGTGACTGATGGAACAGAGAGCTGCTTCAGAGAGGTGATGATGGTAATTTGAAGAACTATTCCAATTGCTTAAAAGTTCCTTTCCACAGTGCATTTTAGGGTAGTTTTTCTGCTTGTtccccttttaaatttttttagaaGACTTTTCACAACCAAGTGTGTGTTGTGAATCAAATCTTTGAATATCCTTAGATGTGGGGCTGTTGCTTCTTTTAACATCAAGATTAGCTGGAGGTGAACAACTGTCCACAGACAGGTGGGAGAGGTTTGGAAAGATCTGCCAATTTCTGGCTACCCTGAAAGTCTGAAACTTCACAAGAGGAAGCAAAAGACAGCACTCATTAAGAAGGTTACTTTAGATTTGGCACAAAAAGGCAAATGCCTCTGGAATTCTTTTTGCCCTTGGTGTTTCCTTAGCTTTTTTCACGGGAAAAGCCACTGTATGTGAAAGCTCTCcctccagcttctctgggcttCTTCTGGGCTTcactccttccccagctgccccTTCCCCTAAGAGCCAACTGCTTTTTTTGTCCAGCTCTGTATCTTTTGTCAGCACAGAGATCATCAGCATTTGGTGGGAGTGTAGGTCAGATAAAGGTGAATTTTTCTTGTAGCCTGTCaactttctttctcttttgttttactGCATGTGAGAAACGCTGCATTTGATGTGCATCACCTCTTGAAATGTAATGTCTCTGTtgggaaaggggaggaaaattaatcagatttcattttaaatgtttgGTTTATCATTTTTTCCTCCAGCCAGTAGCAGTTgccatttcttcctttctgccaCCTCATGTGCTGTTAACACAAAATTCACAATTTCACaaagtaattttgttttcactCAAAAGAGTGCAGTAATCACAGAAGCAAACTGATGACCTTTCAGAATTTTTCttgtcagcattttttttccttttcagctgtTAGAATGCTTTAAAGTCAGGTTTGGTTCTGgggttgttttctttcctttgaaaaaaCAGGTGCTGCATTCATGTTCCCATGTAGTCCATTAAGGGagtacatttttatatataactATTCAAGCACATAATACATGAGTCTTTTAATTAAACTACCTAAGTGAATATCTTAATGAATTAAATGTAATCATCTTGAAAAGGAATTTTGATTCCAGATTTTTATGGtaagaaatataatttaaagcTATTTTATGATGAAGcactttattcttttttataaccttttttaaaagcacatgGGAAGAACATCAATTGTAACTGAACTATACAGAAGTATTCTAACCTGGAATAATTTAATCCATGAAATTTCATGTGAATATGTGGAGACTTACAAAATTCTCTTAacactttaattttaaaaatgtgcatgttgTTCATGgattgattaattaattaaaactgTTTTTACATTCTGTAATCTAGTCTGTTTCATCTGTACCAATGAGATTAAATATATTGCAAGTAATTATaatcataattattttttcagtgatgtctgaaaatctttgaaaaaTTTACAAGTAAAAAGTTGTCCCATGTGTAGAAAAGAGCAGTATCTGACAGGAGTAATACATGATAGGGCATGCTTAGTTAAATTGAATTAATTAGGTAAGCTTTACTTCTGCTACAGGTGTGTCACCAgacaatatttatttatttcttaataatGTTCCAAATGAATTACACTTTTAGTAAGAAACTAGACAGAATGTATGCACTGGAAAAGTTAAAGTTAAAAATAAGAAGTAATAAATCATTGTTTCATATAAATAACTAAATTATAAAAATTCAAGTTTCCTCTTTTTGAGCAGAATTGTCTTACAGAATTTAAGCTTCCTGGAGGGGATATATTGCTAGAAAAGAGTCTAAAGACTTAAGGGAAGCAGTGCCTCCTAAGGATAGAAAATTAAGAAAGCAACTATTTGAAAAAATGCTTTGCTGTATTTGCTTCCTTGGGGCAATTCAGCTTCCTTAAACCAGAACTCCTGAATATCAGGAgtttcctccctcccttttcaCTCATTCCTTCTCATTCACACTGAACAGGCAGCACTGTTGTTCTGTCAGTCTGCTCATTCCATCCTTTTTAGAACCAGTGCAAAAtccttccctggagcagagaaaaagaatacAAAGGTGGCTGAAGAACGCTGAATATGAAGGTGACTGAAGAATATGAAGGTGACTGATGTTCCATGTTCCACTCAAAAGTGCTCAAGCCCTTAATTTGGAATAAATTAACCTGCCAGTGGATTGTGACTGTCCTCAAGAAGCAACACTAGAACAGACAACCCTTGGGCTTTCCTGCTGTTTGAAAGTCTGGGGAAGAAAATATAGGCATTTTTCCCAAGAAGGCTGCCAGTTTCCCATGGGCCCAAGCACCATGCAAAGCCATGAAACAAGGTCTCAGCTACAGGAGGCTGGAGAAGGCTCCTAAATGTGCTCAAAGCTGCAGCTGAATGTCAGTGGTCACAATTTCTCTCTCTGAAATTCTGCTACAGCAGAATCCCTCCAAGccacctgccctgggctggctttagggtccctgcctgtggcacctGGCTGCCCACATCTCAAAAAGCCACGGGAAGATCTTCATCCAACAGGGAACAAAATGGGCACTGCTTTTCCACCTTCTATTAAGAATAAATTTATAAAGTCCTCTCATAATGATTAGGTTTGAATAAATTCTGTGCAAGTCATGATTAAAGGACCTGCACTTATTTTCCTTAGTGGCTTTCAAGTGGGAACTGTAGATGAGTTTTCCTGCTGTTCACTCCTAAAGTGTTGgttaattaaaacattaaagaaaGTTTTCACAAGGAGCTATCCATTTCCAGCCACTAAAAAGCTCTTCTAAAATAGAATTTGCTTCTCAAAATTGAactgtgcttttaaaatgtcactCCCTAAACATTAGCATAACCAAATGGCATCAcaatagcagaaaaaaacccaattatttttttaataacccTGCCACCTTTGGAAGGATCACAAAGGTTAAATGTCAAGTTTCATATGCTTAAAtaaatatcagaaaataaaaaacaagatCTGAAATATTAGTACCAGGAAGGACACATATTGCTTGTTTCAGGGTGCTACAGTAGCCCTTATTACACCTGgcattaaaatttttaataatctAGATCAAAGGAGATAAGAAAGGTCACTGAAACCAAAGTAGGCTACTTTTTTAGCACTCCCATACACAGAGAGCAGGGTGTTGCTTCAGCATGTTAGGTAGTGAATTTCTTTGATCCTCCCTATAAATGTCACTCTGTATGTCATTTAATTGTGGTATAGCCT
Protein-coding sequences here:
- the RNF32 gene encoding LOW QUALITY PROTEIN: RING finger protein 32 (The sequence of the model RefSeq protein was modified relative to this genomic sequence to represent the inferred CDS: inserted 5 bases in 3 codons; deleted 2 bases in 1 codon; substituted 3 bases at 3 genomic stop codons) codes for the protein MAKSKLVRENFPPILPAELTVNIPQADNIAKFIKFSDNSGGCFSKQETRAVSAVALQDHIIQNHQLQDXLXHPKSRTRNTNNFYKPLIKEIVSVIANTGLRKKSTXSKEDAKKENILDPSAPQLTLEWVKSSTQHGKSIQCCPIFRKEFAIRPRVLHSCSHCLKIFEKFTSKKXCPMCRKEQYLTGVIHDRACLVKLNXLELSYRIXASWRGYIARKESKDLREAVPPKDRKLRKQLFEKMLCCICFLGAIQLP